Proteins from a genomic interval of Lolium perenne isolate Kyuss_39 chromosome 1, Kyuss_2.0, whole genome shotgun sequence:
- the LOC127318322 gene encoding probable splicing factor 3A subunit 1 has protein sequence MGAPTVAPIPLLPAPDGDGDVDVDRQEQLQIVLSSAAVAPAPSKPEPAPTVATHTRTIGIIHPPPDIRVIIEKTATFVAKNGPDFERRIVQLNQGNAKFNFLQPSDPYHAYYQHRIAEIAAQPPATDAGMAAVPDDAQQLPSDPADGSDDKPDHSTPFRVAPPTKVLVPPKAELYTVHLPEGITGEELDIIKLTAQFVARNGKNFMTALAQREATNPQFNFIRPTHSLFTFFTMLSDAYSRVMRPDEGVPALIRDLREGSKDLTTVLERCLNRLEWDRSQEQARQQADDEVELERMQMSMIDWHDFVVVETIEFADDEYEGLPVPLTLEELKRRKRMETLKEDDEPAELAEPAKDDAMEMDDDEMQLVEEGMKAARLQENEGGAQVMVTGDDEPPMRIVKNYKRPEERMPAERDPTKVVVSPITGELIPISEMEEHMRISLIDPKYKEQKERMMAKIKETTLAPDDEIFRNIIGLVRTRPDIFGTTEEEVSNAVKAEIEKKKDEQPKQVIWDGHSGSIGWTATQAMSMGGEEQQFDASNVLGPAPLPQPGMSLPRPPQPLPLINVPRFTPNPMPYHIHPPPHHMQGVPHMMPNMHQPPPPVQQQMIRMTGPMVHMPNSIPPPPGHTTQFMPGPPRFPMPQPPHMQTMPTMVNPIGIPQPPPPLPPQPPAEEQPPLPDEPEPKRPRTDDASLIPAEQFLAQHLGPARISVSVPSLDEGNLQGQVLEIPVQTLSDTVGSLKEQIAGELQLPANKQKLSVRTSFLKDNLSLAYYNVGPGVVINLALRELGGRKK, from the exons atgGGAGCCCCCACGGTGGCCCCCATACCCCTCCTTCCCGCGccggacggcgacggcgacgtcgACGTCGACCGCCAGGAGCAGCTTCAGATTGTTCTCTCGTCCGCCGCCGTCGCGCCCGCGCCCTCCAAGCCCGAGCCCGCGCCGACGGTGGCCACGCACACGCGCACTATCGGCATCATCCACCCTCCGCCCGACATCCGCGTCATCATCGAGAAGACGGCCACCTTCGTCGCCAAGAACGGCCCCGACTTCGAGCGCCGCATCGTCCAACTCAACCAGGGCAACGCCAAGTTCAACTTCCTGCAGCCCTCCGACCCCTACCACGCCTACTACCAGCACCGCATCGCCGAGATCGCCGCCCAGCCTCCCGCCACCGACGCGGGCATGGCGGCCGTGCCCGACGACGCCCAGCAGCTCCCGTCCGACCCTGCCGATGGCTCGGATGACAAGCCCGACCACTCCACGCCCTTCCGCGTGGCGCCGCCAACCAAGGTGCTCGTGCCGCCCAAGGCCGAGCTCTACACCGTGCACCTGCCTGAGGGTATCACCGGGGAGGAGCTGGATATCATCAAGCTCACCGCGCAGTTTGTGGCTCGGAACGGTAAGAACTTCATGACTGCTCTGGCGCAGCGCGAGGCCACCAACCCGCAGTTCAACTTCATCCGCCCCACCCACAGCCTGTTCACCTTCTTCACCATGCTCTCGGATGCCTACTCAAGGGTCATGAGGCCAGATGAGGGCGTGCCTGCGCTCATCAGGGACCTGCGGGAGGGGTCCAAGGACCTCACCACCGTGCTCGAGCGCTGCCTGAACCGGCTGGAGTGGGATCGGTCGCAGGAGCAGGCTAGGCAACAGGCAGATGATGAGGTTGAGCTGGAGaggatgcagatgtccatgatcGATTGGCACGATTTTGTCGTCGTCGAGACAATTGAGTTTGCAGACGATGAGTACGAGGGGCTTCCTGTCCCGCTTACCCTAGAGGAATTGAAGCGGCGCAAGAGGATGGAGACCTTGAAAGAGGACGATGAACCCGCGGAATTAGCTGAACCAGCTAAGGATGATGCGATGGAGATGGATGATGATGAGATGCAACTTGTTGAGGAGGGAATGAAGGCTGCAAGGCTCCAGGAGAATGAAGGAGGAGCGCAAGTTATGGTCACTGGTGATGATGAGCCACCTATGAGGATTGTCAAGAACTATAAGAGGCCTGAGGAGAGAATGCCTGCTGAGAGGGATCCCACCAAGGTTGTTGTCTCACCGATAACCGGGGAGCTCATTCCGATCAGCGAGATGGAAGAACACATGCGCATCTCGCTCATTGACCCCAAGTACAAGGAACAGAAAGAAAGAATGATGGCCAAGATTAAGGAGACCACACTTGCTCCTGACGATGAGATCTTTCGTAACATCATTGGTCTTGTGCGTACAAGGCCTGATATATTTGGAACGACCGAGGAAGAGGTTTCTAATGCTGTCAAGGCAGAAAttgagaagaagaaggacgagcaGCCCAAGCAGGTTATTTGGGATGGTCATTCTGGTAGCATTGGTTGGACTGCCACTCAGGCAATGTCTATGGGTGGTGAGGAACAACAATTTGATGCTTCCAATGTGCTAGGTCCAGCTCCACTTCCTCAGCCTGGCATGTCGTTGCCCCGGCCTCCTCAACCACTTCCTCTGATTAATGTTCCCCGATTTACACCAAATCCGATGCCTTATCATATCCACCCCCCGCCTCATCATATGCAAGGAGTTCCACATATGATGCCCAACATGCACCAACCTCCACCACCAGTTCAACAACAGATGATTAGAATGACTGGTCCTATGGTTCATATGCCAAACAGTATCCCTCCACCTCCAGGCCATACTACCCAGTTCATGCCTGGTCCACCACGGTTCCCTATGCCCCAGCCGCCACACATGCAGACCATGCCAACAATGGTCAACCCCATCGGAATCCCCCAGCCTCCACCACCTTTGCCTCCTCAACCACCTGCTGAGGAGCAGCCACCTCTACCTGATGAACCGGAACCTAAGAGGCCAAGAACAGATGATGCTTCTCTGATTCCAGCAGAGCAGTTCCTTGCTCAGCATCTG GGCCCTGCTCGCATCTCGGTTTCTGTACCCAGCCTTGATGAAGGAAACTTGCAAGGCCAAGTTTTGGAGATCCCTGTCCAAACTCTCTCAGACACCGTCGGCAGTCTCAAGGAGCAGATTGCTGGAGAGCTGCAGCTTCCTGCTAATAAGCAGAAGCTGAGTGTGAGGACTAGTTTCCTCAAAGACAATCTTTCTCTTGCTTATTACAATGTTGGCCCTGGGGTGGTGATCAATCTAGCTCTGAGGGAGCTTGGTGGGAGGAAAAAATGA